A window of the Loxodonta africana isolate mLoxAfr1 chromosome 3, mLoxAfr1.hap2, whole genome shotgun sequence genome harbors these coding sequences:
- the BABAM1 gene encoding BRISC and BRCA1-A complex member 1: MEVAEPSSPTEEEEEEEEQSAEPRPRTRSNPEGAEDRALGTQANVGSRSEGEGEAASADDGTPNPPGAGPKPWQVPPPAPEVQVRTPRVNCPEKVIICLDLSEEMSLPKLESFNGSKTNALNVSQKMIEMFVRTKHKIDKSHEFALVVVNDDTAWLSGLTSDPRELCSCLYDLETASCSTFNLEGLFSLIQQKTELPVTENVQTIPPPYVVRTILVYSRPPCQPQFSLTEPMKKMFQCPYFFFDVVYIHNGADEKEEEMSWKDMFAFMGSLDTKGTSYKYEVALAGPALELHNCMAKLLAHPLQRPCQSHASYSLLEEEDEAAEVEATV; this comes from the exons ATGGAAGTTGCAGAGCCCAGCAGCCCCactgaggaagaagaggaggaggaagagcagTCTGCCGAGCCTCGGCCCCGCACACGCTCCAACCCGGAGGGGGCCGAGGACCGGGCGCTGGGGACCCAGGCCAACGTGGGCAGCCgtagtgagggtgagggtgaggcagCCAGTGCTGACGATGGGACTCCCAACCCACCAGGTGCTGGCCCAAAGCCCTGGCAGGTGCCCCCGCCAGCCCCTGAGGTCCAGGTTCGAACACCGAGGGTCAACTGTCCAGAGAAGGTG ATCATCTGCCTAGACCTGTCAGAGGAAATGTCACTGCCAAAGCTGGAGTCATTCAACGG CTCTAAAACCAACGCCCTCAACGTCTCCCAGAAGATGATTGAGATGTTTGTTCGGACCAAGCACAAGATCGACAAGAGCCACGAGTTCGCCCTGGTGGTGGTGAACGATGACACGGCCTGG CTGTCAGGCCTGACCTCTGACCCCCGTGAACTGTGCAGCTGCCTCTACGACCTGGAGACCGCCTCCTGCTCCACCTTCA ATCTTGAAGGCCTCTTCAGCCTCAT CCAGCAGAAGACGGAACTGCCAGTCACAGAGAATGTGCAGACGATCCCGCCCCCATATGTGGTCCGCACCATACTCGTCTACAGCCGTCCGCCCTGCCAGCCCCAGTTCTCCCTGACGGAGCCCATGAAG AAAATGTTCCAGTGTCCatatttcttcttcgatgttgtTTACATCCACAACGGTGCAgatgagaaggaggaggagatgaGCTGGAAG GACATGTTTGCTTTCATGGGCAGCCTGGATACCAAGGGCACAAGCTACAAGTATGAGGTGGCGTTGGCGGGGCCGGCCCTTGAGCTGCACAACTGCATGGCCAAGCTGTTGGCTCACCCGCTGCAGCGGCCCTGCCAGAGCCACGCTTCCTACAGCCTGCTAGAAGAGGAGGATGAGGCCGCCGAGGTTGAGGCCACTGTCTGA
- the ANKLE1 gene encoding ankyrin repeat and LEM domain-containing protein 1 isoform X2 → MRTRIRAPTLEQEPDPEPGGPEENGLRTSLSVPPNVTLDSTVLQTQLGIGDGRDLGLEAAPGQPNLPEPQEAANQNHSLEAPLGLWDYSSEASFVTAVEASGAEDSAPDSPPWARSLPHTMQGLLPGVWPPQRVPRSLSASPLAHRAIMGNREAELNSHLQALTLSSTDADDSASSSSTSSTPCPAQNPLWEPPLGPPDLYFLTDDQTSLDSDVAALWLTEDEEQSTDGRDPVPTCWHPPVPAVSDLELLWQLRVHGESPGPITPFTRPYYLQRLEEAKAGPGPNLAGHSPELAEALRTGRIPDAQAEEDALAQQFEQPDPARRWREGIVKSSFTYLLLDPRETQDLPGRAFLLTPAERLQTFVRAIFYVGKGTRARPDAHLWEAIGQRGRPGKQACAKVRRILDIWASDRGVISLHCFQHVVAAEAYTREACLVDALGIQTLTNQKQGHCYGVVASWPPARRRRLGVHLLHRALLVFLAEGERELRPQDIQARG, encoded by the exons ATGCGAACCCGGATCCGCGCACCGACTCTGGAGCAGGAGCCCGATCCAGAGCCCGGTG GCCCTGAAGAAAATGGACTGCGCACCAGCCTTTCTGTCCCTCCCAATGTGACCTTGGACTCCACAGTGCTCCAGACCCAGCTGGGCATAGGTGACGGTAGGGACCTGGGCCTTGAGGCTGCTCCTGGACAGCCCAACCTCCCTGAGCCCCAggaggctgctaaccagaaccaCAGCTTGGAGGCCCCCCTGGGGCTTTGGGACTACAGCTCTGAAGCCTCCTTTGTCACCGCAGTGGAGGCCTCTGGAGCCGAGGACTCAGCCCCTGACAGCCCCCCCTGGGCCAGGTCATTGCCCcacaccatgcagggactcctgcCTGGCGTCTGGCCACCCCAGAGGGTGCCAAGGTCCCTGAGTGCCTCACCGCTGGCTCATCGAGCCATAATGGGGAACAGGGAGGCAGAACTCAACTCTCATCTGCAGGCCCTGACTCTGTCTTCCACGGATGCAGATGACTCCGCTTCCTCCTCCTCTACCTCCTCCACTCCTTGCCCAGCCCAGAACCCCCTATGGGAACCGCCACTGGGACCCCCTGACCTGTACTTCCTGACCGATGACCAGACATCCCTCGACAGCGATGTGGCTGCCCTTTGGCTGACAGAGGACGAGGAGCAGTCCACAGATGGCAGGGACCCTGTCCCCACTTGCTGGCACCCACCGGTCCCTGCCGTGTCTGACCTGGAGCTGCTGTGGCAACTCCGAGTGCACGGAGAGAGTCCTGGCCCCATCACACCCTTCACCCGACCATACTACCTCCAGCGGCTAGAAGAAGCCAAGGCTGGGCCTG GCCCAAACCTTGCAGGTCACAGCCCGGAGCTGGCCGAGGCCCTGCGGACAGGCCGCATCCCAGATGCCCAGGCAGAAGAGGACGCACTAGCCCAGCAGTTTGAGCAGCCTGATCCCGCCAGGAGGTGGCGGGAAGGAATTGTGAAGTCTAGCTTCACATACCTGCTGCTGGACCCCAG GGAAACTCAGGACCTGCCAGGCCGAGCCTTCTTGCTGACCCCAGCTGAACGTCTCCAGACATTTGTCCGCGCCATCTTCTATGTGGGCAAGGGGACACGGGCCCGCCCAGATGCCCATCTCTGGGAAGCCATTGGCCAACGTGGGCGGCCAGGAAAGCAG GCCTGTGCCAAGGTGCGCCGGATTCTGGACATCTGGGCCAGTGACCGTGGTGTCATCTCCCTGCATTGCTTCCAGCACGTGGTCGCCGCGGAGGCCTACACACGGGAGGCATGTCTTGTGGATGCTCTAG GGATCCAGACGCTGACCAACCAGAAACAAGGGCATTGCTACGGAGTGGTGGCGAGCTGGCCTCCTGCCCGGCGCCGCCGCCTGGGGGTGCACCTGCTGCACCGTGCCCTCCTTGTCTTCCTAGCTGAGGGCGAGCGAGAACTGCGGCCCCAGGACATCCAGGCCCGCGGCTGA
- the ANKLE1 gene encoding ankyrin repeat and LEM domain-containing protein 1 isoform X1, whose translation MPPSSLIHCLSPTPGPEENGLRTSLSVPPNVTLDSTVLQTQLGIGDGRDLGLEAAPGQPNLPEPQEAANQNHSLEAPLGLWDYSSEASFVTAVEASGAEDSAPDSPPWARSLPHTMQGLLPGVWPPQRVPRSLSASPLAHRAIMGNREAELNSHLQALTLSSTDADDSASSSSTSSTPCPAQNPLWEPPLGPPDLYFLTDDQTSLDSDVAALWLTEDEEQSTDGRDPVPTCWHPPVPAVSDLELLWQLRVHGESPGPITPFTRPYYLQRLEEAKAGPGPNLAGHSPELAEALRTGRIPDAQAEEDALAQQFEQPDPARRWREGIVKSSFTYLLLDPRETQDLPGRAFLLTPAERLQTFVRAIFYVGKGTRARPDAHLWEAIGQRGRPGKQVWGSGSGFLQRQPCTGRERKEGIGRLTHDPIPTLGPQACAKVRRILDIWASDRGVISLHCFQHVVAAEAYTREACLVDALGIQTLTNQKQGHCYGVVASWPPARRRRLGVHLLHRALLVFLAEGERELRPQDIQARG comes from the exons ATGCCCCCCTCCTCTCTGATCCACTGTCTCTCCCCTACTCCAGGCCCTGAAGAAAATGGACTGCGCACCAGCCTTTCTGTCCCTCCCAATGTGACCTTGGACTCCACAGTGCTCCAGACCCAGCTGGGCATAGGTGACGGTAGGGACCTGGGCCTTGAGGCTGCTCCTGGACAGCCCAACCTCCCTGAGCCCCAggaggctgctaaccagaaccaCAGCTTGGAGGCCCCCCTGGGGCTTTGGGACTACAGCTCTGAAGCCTCCTTTGTCACCGCAGTGGAGGCCTCTGGAGCCGAGGACTCAGCCCCTGACAGCCCCCCCTGGGCCAGGTCATTGCCCcacaccatgcagggactcctgcCTGGCGTCTGGCCACCCCAGAGGGTGCCAAGGTCCCTGAGTGCCTCACCGCTGGCTCATCGAGCCATAATGGGGAACAGGGAGGCAGAACTCAACTCTCATCTGCAGGCCCTGACTCTGTCTTCCACGGATGCAGATGACTCCGCTTCCTCCTCCTCTACCTCCTCCACTCCTTGCCCAGCCCAGAACCCCCTATGGGAACCGCCACTGGGACCCCCTGACCTGTACTTCCTGACCGATGACCAGACATCCCTCGACAGCGATGTGGCTGCCCTTTGGCTGACAGAGGACGAGGAGCAGTCCACAGATGGCAGGGACCCTGTCCCCACTTGCTGGCACCCACCGGTCCCTGCCGTGTCTGACCTGGAGCTGCTGTGGCAACTCCGAGTGCACGGAGAGAGTCCTGGCCCCATCACACCCTTCACCCGACCATACTACCTCCAGCGGCTAGAAGAAGCCAAGGCTGGGCCTG GCCCAAACCTTGCAGGTCACAGCCCGGAGCTGGCCGAGGCCCTGCGGACAGGCCGCATCCCAGATGCCCAGGCAGAAGAGGACGCACTAGCCCAGCAGTTTGAGCAGCCTGATCCCGCCAGGAGGTGGCGGGAAGGAATTGTGAAGTCTAGCTTCACATACCTGCTGCTGGACCCCAG GGAAACTCAGGACCTGCCAGGCCGAGCCTTCTTGCTGACCCCAGCTGAACGTCTCCAGACATTTGTCCGCGCCATCTTCTATGTGGGCAAGGGGACACGGGCCCGCCCAGATGCCCATCTCTGGGAAGCCATTGGCCAACGTGGGCGGCCAGGAAAGCAGGTGTGGGGATCAGGATCAGGGTTCCTGCAGAGGCAGCCATGCACAGgtagagagaggaaggagggaatTGGGAGGCTGACCCATGACCCCATCCCCACTCTGGGCCCCCAGGCCTGTGCCAAGGTGCGCCGGATTCTGGACATCTGGGCCAGTGACCGTGGTGTCATCTCCCTGCATTGCTTCCAGCACGTGGTCGCCGCGGAGGCCTACACACGGGAGGCATGTCTTGTGGATGCTCTAG GGATCCAGACGCTGACCAACCAGAAACAAGGGCATTGCTACGGAGTGGTGGCGAGCTGGCCTCCTGCCCGGCGCCGCCGCCTGGGGGTGCACCTGCTGCACCGTGCCCTCCTTGTCTTCCTAGCTGAGGGCGAGCGAGAACTGCGGCCCCAGGACATCCAGGCCCGCGGCTGA